A stretch of the Acidobacteriota bacterium genome encodes the following:
- a CDS encoding ABC transporter permease, whose product MKNVLEAIGRPVLRLLEGVGRFFELLGQTIRGFFLPPYQISMTAKQVVRVGVDSVPVVFLTALFTGGVLALQTFKGFQRFHAEGYIGSVVALSMLRELGPVLTGLMVTGRAGSAMAAELGSMRVTEQIDALVSLATDPVQYLFVPRVLASIIVAPMLVVLADVTGILGGYVVAVQYLGANPVVYLNNTFQYLDMEDMTSGLIKAAVFGLLFSMIGCQTGYDTKGGAEGVGTSTTSAVVLGSLAILIADFFLTKVLF is encoded by the coding sequence GTGAAGAACGTCCTCGAAGCCATCGGGCGCCCGGTTCTGCGTCTGCTCGAGGGAGTCGGGCGCTTCTTCGAGCTTCTCGGACAGACGATCCGCGGCTTCTTCCTGCCCCCGTACCAGATCTCGATGACGGCCAAACAGGTCGTGCGCGTCGGGGTCGACTCGGTCCCCGTCGTCTTCCTGACGGCGCTCTTCACCGGGGGCGTCCTCGCGCTCCAGACGTTCAAGGGGTTCCAGCGCTTCCACGCCGAGGGCTACATCGGCTCGGTCGTCGCCCTCTCGATGCTGCGCGAGCTCGGGCCCGTCCTCACGGGGCTCATGGTGACGGGCCGCGCGGGGAGCGCGATGGCGGCCGAGCTCGGCTCGATGCGCGTCACGGAGCAGATCGACGCGCTCGTCTCCCTCGCGACGGACCCGGTTCAGTACCTCTTCGTGCCGCGCGTCCTCGCCTCGATCATCGTCGCCCCGATGCTCGTCGTCCTCGCGGACGTGACGGGCATCCTCGGCGGCTACGTCGTCGCGGTCCAGTACCTCGGCGCGAACCCGGTCGTGTACCTGAACAACACGTTCCAGTACCTGGACATGGAAGACATGACGTCCGGGCTCATCAAGGCGGCCGTCTTCGGGCTTCTCTTCTCGATGATCGGGTGCCAGACCGGTTACGACACGAAGGGCGGGGCGGAGGGCGTCGGCACGTCGACGACGTCGGCCGTCGTCCTCGGCTCGCTCGCGATCCTGATCGCGGACTTCTTCCTC
- the alr gene encoding alanine racemase, with protein MTPALRPTRAVVDLDAVASNFRVLGAGLPPGCKVLPVVKADAYGHGAVHVARRLAKEGATAFAVAAVEEGLELRRAGITQPILVMGWIGKDQLPALVAGGLTPNIHSVEQAEEMKIFLEGEEGREASHAPLPAHLKLDTGMTRLGLRPEDLPRALAIIEGIGKKIFLEGVFQNFATAYDVTSEQNADQSKIFLEGLERVRAAGHRPSMIHMDNSGGTLSRLASSPSKKSSSSSSSSSSSSSAVTHVRPGLALYVKVPDFRSEANDSLRDVMSFVSVVDQVKTVPAGTRVGYAGTFVCARTTTLAVVVAGYADGVRRSLSNRGQVLVGGKRCPIAGRISMDLTEVDVTDLPSPPARGDEVVFFGAQSGSRLGVDELAAAADTVAWEVLCGIGPRVPRIIIEGGRTVAQVSKFP; from the coding sequence GTGACCCCGGCGCTCCGCCCGACGCGGGCCGTCGTCGACCTCGACGCGGTGGCGTCGAACTTCCGCGTGCTCGGCGCCGGCCTGCCGCCCGGCTGCAAGGTTCTGCCGGTCGTGAAAGCGGACGCCTACGGGCACGGCGCCGTGCACGTCGCCCGGCGCCTCGCGAAGGAGGGGGCGACCGCCTTCGCGGTCGCCGCCGTGGAGGAGGGCCTCGAGCTCCGGCGGGCGGGAATCACGCAGCCGATCCTCGTCATGGGGTGGATCGGGAAAGACCAGCTGCCCGCGCTCGTCGCGGGCGGGCTCACTCCGAACATCCATTCGGTCGAACAGGCCGAGGAGATGAAGATTTTCTTAGAAGGTGAAGAGGGGAGAGAAGCGTCGCACGCGCCCCTTCCCGCGCATCTCAAGCTCGACACCGGCATGACGCGGCTCGGCCTGCGCCCCGAGGACCTGCCCCGGGCCCTCGCGATCATCGAGGGGATCGGGAAGAAGATTTTCTTAGAAGGTGTATTCCAGAATTTTGCCACTGCGTACGACGTGACGTCGGAGCAGAACGCAGACCAGTCGAAGATTTTCTTAGAAGGTTTAGAGAGGGTCCGCGCGGCGGGTCATCGGCCGTCCATGATCCACATGGACAACTCGGGTGGAACGCTTTCGCGTCTGGCCTCTTCACCTTCTAAGAAATCTTCCTCTTCGTCTTCCTCTTCTTCCTCTTCCTCTTCGGCCGTCACCCACGTCCGCCCCGGACTGGCCCTCTACGTGAAGGTCCCCGATTTCCGATCCGAAGCAAATGACTCTCTCCGAGACGTCATGTCGTTCGTTTCCGTCGTCGACCAGGTCAAGACCGTCCCAGCTGGGACTCGCGTCGGATACGCCGGCACGTTCGTCTGCGCGCGGACGACGACGCTCGCGGTCGTCGTGGCGGGTTACGCGGACGGGGTTCGGCGGTCGCTCTCGAACAGGGGACAGGTCCTCGTCGGCGGGAAGCGCTGCCCGATCGCGGGGCGCATCTCGATGGATCTCACGGAGGTCGACGTGACCGACCTGCCGTCGCCGCCGGCCCGGGGGGACGAGGTCGTCTTCTTCGGCGCGCAATCCGGCTCTCGACTGGGCGTGGACGAGCTCGCCGCCGCGGCCGACACCGTCGCGTGGGAGGTCCTGTGCGGTATCGGGCCGCGCGTGCCGCGTATCATCATCGAAGGCGGCCGCACCGTGGCTCAAGTGTCGAAGTTCCCGTGA